A single region of the Corallococcus silvisoli genome encodes:
- a CDS encoding ATP-binding protein, which translates to MNASTAGEPRLAAADFLRTHHDALLEDWQQAVLEHLRGQVPARAPWLIDHMPELLSTLADAMESGPEALDEHLERVHAAARLDEGFDLGDVAQEYALLRRCILHRLEAREQPLRTGDLTRLEETLDRVVTRTMTFFWTMKQRTLQTLNRMAEATLDDPDMETLLERLLTRLMEAALTVDAAAVMLLEGDALMVRAAVGLGTQEVKGARVPLGRGVTGQAALERRPFFIRSAATDPRVLFAPLRQAGLRALYGLPLLDGERLLGVAYMGSRTAFAFSDSDVLLFHAVAERSSAHIAQTELHAREHAARKEAERSLALLDSLLDAVPVGIAFLDPDLRYLRINGLLAALNRKPAEAHRGRTLREMVREGAADPIERAMKQVLELGQPVQDVLIEGPDRGGLGYWRADYFPVRTAEGVLLGVGGTVVDINAYKRAEAALQQAIAFREELLAVLGHDLRNPLHAVNASAFILGRARGLDDASLRAVDRIRKSSARMARMINDILDFARSRLGGGIPVTPERVDMTELCQGALEELQVTYPERPLALEARGDDLWGHWDPDRVSQVLGNLVVNALQHAKSDTPVRTTLSDEGPDVVMRVHNEGDPIPAALLPRLFDPFKESSTPEEGASRRSLGLGLYIVHEIVQVHGGSVHVESSLEHGTTFTVRWPRVPSRPP; encoded by the coding sequence GTGAACGCGAGCACGGCAGGCGAGCCCCGCCTCGCCGCGGCGGACTTCCTGCGCACGCATCACGACGCGCTGCTGGAGGACTGGCAGCAGGCGGTGCTGGAGCACCTGCGGGGACAGGTGCCGGCACGCGCGCCGTGGCTCATCGACCACATGCCGGAGCTGCTCAGCACGCTGGCGGACGCGATGGAGTCCGGGCCGGAGGCGCTGGATGAGCACCTGGAGCGGGTCCACGCCGCGGCCCGGCTGGACGAGGGCTTCGACCTGGGCGACGTGGCCCAGGAGTACGCCCTCCTGCGCCGCTGCATCCTCCACCGGCTGGAGGCGCGGGAGCAGCCCCTGCGGACCGGCGACCTGACGCGGCTGGAGGAGACGCTCGACCGGGTGGTGACCCGGACGATGACGTTCTTCTGGACCATGAAGCAGCGCACCCTCCAGACGCTGAACCGCATGGCCGAGGCGACGCTGGATGACCCGGACATGGAGACGCTCCTGGAGCGCCTGCTCACCCGGCTGATGGAGGCCGCGCTCACCGTGGACGCGGCGGCGGTGATGCTGCTGGAGGGCGACGCCCTCATGGTGCGCGCCGCCGTGGGCCTGGGCACCCAGGAGGTGAAGGGCGCGCGCGTGCCGCTGGGGCGGGGCGTCACCGGGCAGGCGGCCCTGGAGCGGCGGCCCTTCTTCATCCGCTCGGCGGCCACCGACCCGCGCGTCCTGTTCGCCCCGCTGCGGCAGGCGGGGCTGCGCGCGCTGTATGGCCTGCCGCTCCTGGACGGCGAGCGGCTGCTGGGCGTGGCGTACATGGGGTCGCGCACGGCCTTCGCCTTCTCCGACTCGGATGTGCTGCTCTTCCACGCGGTCGCCGAGCGGTCCTCGGCGCACATCGCCCAGACGGAGCTGCACGCGCGCGAGCACGCCGCGCGCAAGGAGGCGGAGCGGTCGCTGGCGCTGCTGGACTCACTCCTGGACGCGGTGCCCGTGGGCATCGCGTTCCTGGATCCGGACCTGCGGTACCTGCGCATCAACGGCCTGCTCGCGGCCCTCAACCGCAAGCCCGCGGAGGCGCACCGGGGCCGCACGCTGCGCGAGATGGTCCGCGAAGGCGCCGCGGACCCCATCGAGCGCGCGATGAAGCAGGTGCTGGAGCTGGGGCAGCCCGTGCAGGACGTGCTCATCGAAGGGCCGGACCGGGGCGGGCTGGGGTACTGGCGCGCGGACTACTTCCCGGTGCGCACCGCGGAGGGCGTGCTGCTGGGCGTGGGCGGCACGGTGGTGGACATCAACGCCTACAAGCGCGCGGAGGCGGCGCTCCAACAGGCCATCGCCTTCCGCGAGGAGCTGCTCGCGGTGCTGGGGCACGACCTGCGCAACCCCCTGCACGCGGTGAACGCGTCGGCCTTCATCCTGGGGCGGGCGCGGGGCCTGGACGACGCCTCCCTCCGCGCGGTGGACCGCATCCGAAAGTCCTCCGCGCGGATGGCGCGGATGATCAACGACATCCTCGACTTCGCGCGCAGCCGCCTGGGCGGCGGCATCCCCGTCACGCCCGAGCGGGTGGACATGACCGAGCTGTGCCAGGGGGCGCTGGAGGAGTTGCAGGTGACGTACCCGGAGCGTCCGCTGGCCCTGGAGGCGCGGGGTGACGACCTGTGGGGGCACTGGGATCCAGACCGCGTGTCCCAGGTGCTGGGCAACCTGGTGGTGAACGCGCTCCAGCACGCGAAGAGCGACACGCCCGTGCGCACCACGCTCAGCGACGAGGGACCGGACGTGGTGATGCGGGTGCACAACGAGGGCGACCCCATCCCGGCGGCGCTGCTGCCGCGCCTGTTCGACCCGTTCAAGGAGTCGAGCACGCCGGAGGAAGGCGCCAGCCGGCGCAGCCTGGGGCTGGGGCTCTACATCGTGCACGAGATCGTCCAGGTGCACGGCGGCAGCGTCCACGTGGAGTCCAGCCTGGAGCACGGCACCACCTTCACCGTGCGCTGGCCTCGAGTCCCGTCCCGCCCGCCCTGA
- a CDS encoding ornithine cyclodeaminase family protein: MRTLLLNRSAVARNLQALLLLDDLREAFRTDALARTVAPQRARAPLHSEGTALVLFPGSVPGIPAYTVKVHAKFPGQKPAIQGVVHLHDLVSGGLLAVMDSGHLTAVRTGVVGALAADVLSRPDATRVAVVGAGQQGVLQLKQLRLVRTLSQVRVFDTNIAHAAAFATRMYQELNLPVRVETSVADAVEDADIVVTATWSHQAFLHAGMVRPGTHITALGADEPGKAELSQDLLQQSLFVCDHRGLSVSTGAAGAAGLTESAIHAELGEILAGLKPGRTSQEQVTVFAGVGLPFQDLATAWHVFQSASGDEDVPTLDFNA, from the coding sequence ATGCGCACCCTCCTGCTCAACCGCTCCGCCGTGGCCCGGAACCTCCAAGCGCTCCTGCTCCTGGACGACCTGCGCGAGGCCTTCCGCACCGACGCCCTGGCCCGCACGGTGGCCCCGCAGCGCGCGCGGGCGCCGCTGCACTCGGAGGGCACCGCGCTGGTGCTCTTCCCTGGCAGCGTGCCCGGCATCCCCGCGTACACCGTGAAGGTGCACGCGAAGTTCCCCGGGCAGAAGCCCGCCATCCAGGGCGTGGTGCACCTGCATGACCTGGTCTCCGGCGGGCTGCTCGCGGTGATGGACTCCGGCCACCTCACCGCCGTGCGCACCGGCGTGGTGGGCGCGCTGGCGGCGGACGTGCTCTCCCGGCCGGACGCGACGCGCGTGGCGGTGGTGGGCGCGGGCCAGCAGGGCGTGCTCCAGCTCAAGCAGCTGCGGCTGGTGCGCACGCTCAGCCAGGTGCGCGTCTTCGACACGAACATCGCGCACGCGGCGGCGTTCGCCACGCGCATGTACCAGGAGCTGAACCTGCCGGTGCGCGTGGAGACGTCCGTGGCGGACGCGGTGGAGGACGCGGACATCGTCGTGACGGCGACGTGGAGCCACCAGGCCTTCCTGCACGCGGGCATGGTGCGGCCGGGCACGCACATCACCGCGCTGGGCGCGGACGAGCCGGGCAAGGCGGAGCTGTCCCAGGACCTGCTCCAGCAGTCGCTGTTCGTCTGCGACCACCGCGGGCTCAGCGTCTCCACCGGCGCCGCGGGCGCGGCGGGCCTCACCGAGTCCGCCATCCACGCGGAGCTGGGGGAGATCCTCGCGGGCCTCAAGCCCGGGCGCACGTCCCAGGAGCAGGTGACGGTGTTCGCCGGGGTGGGCCTGCCCTTCCAGGACCTGGCCACCGCGTGGCACGTCTTCCAGTCCGCGTCCGGCGACGAGGACGTGCCCACGCTCGACTTCAACGCGTAG
- a CDS encoding tetratricopeptide repeat protein: protein MNSLETLLAQGQVAQAKAEAEKLLAKNPSHRDALVVMAKLALVENKVPQAEGLLAKAEAGGATPETGLVRANIAAQKGQLDAALKAYQGVLALDPNRAEAHFGKGMMLIKQDKAPQALEALTQAVKLSPQQPVFRYRLGQVQLEAGKTDAGLATLREVITQQPRFVPAYLSLSHALASEEKLVDARRVLEQGLKAVPNQPRMLASVTVLSMALRDLRTSYQAASALAAQRPKDADAQANLAQLMLARGQIEQARHLCQTMASLGVSSESLKMAEATCFEAQEPPAYDKAITAYEQGMGVAPDGWRAANNLGQLLLRIPAEPANANLPRAVTVLEEAVRRAPERPEPLLNLALAKARLGDEKKAKELVQKVLAMPLAEDTDLHEEAVRLSQALAKA from the coding sequence ATGAACTCTCTGGAAACCCTCCTCGCGCAGGGCCAGGTGGCCCAGGCCAAGGCCGAGGCCGAGAAGCTCCTCGCGAAGAACCCCTCCCACCGCGACGCCCTGGTGGTCATGGCCAAGCTGGCGCTGGTGGAGAACAAGGTTCCCCAGGCCGAAGGGCTGCTCGCCAAGGCGGAGGCCGGCGGGGCCACGCCGGAGACCGGCCTGGTGCGCGCCAACATCGCCGCGCAGAAGGGCCAGCTGGACGCCGCCCTCAAGGCCTACCAGGGCGTGCTCGCGCTGGACCCGAACCGCGCCGAGGCCCACTTCGGCAAGGGCATGATGCTGATCAAGCAGGACAAGGCGCCCCAGGCGCTGGAGGCGCTCACCCAGGCGGTGAAGCTCTCGCCCCAGCAGCCGGTGTTCCGCTACCGCCTGGGTCAGGTGCAGCTGGAGGCGGGCAAGACGGACGCGGGGCTCGCCACGCTGCGCGAGGTCATCACCCAGCAGCCGAGATTCGTGCCCGCGTACCTGAGCCTGTCGCACGCGCTGGCCTCCGAGGAGAAGCTGGTGGACGCCCGCCGCGTGCTGGAGCAGGGCCTCAAGGCGGTGCCCAACCAGCCGCGCATGCTGGCGTCCGTGACGGTGCTGTCCATGGCGCTGCGCGACCTGCGCACGTCGTACCAGGCGGCCTCCGCGCTCGCGGCCCAGCGCCCGAAGGACGCGGACGCCCAGGCCAACCTCGCGCAGCTGATGCTGGCGCGCGGGCAGATCGAACAGGCCCGGCACCTGTGCCAGACCATGGCGTCGCTGGGCGTCTCCAGCGAGTCCCTGAAGATGGCGGAGGCCACCTGCTTCGAGGCGCAGGAGCCGCCCGCGTACGACAAGGCCATCACCGCGTACGAGCAGGGCATGGGCGTCGCGCCGGACGGCTGGCGGGCCGCGAACAACCTGGGCCAGCTGCTGCTGCGCATCCCCGCGGAGCCGGCGAACGCGAACCTGCCGCGCGCGGTGACGGTGCTGGAGGAGGCCGTGCGCCGCGCCCCGGAGCGCCCGGAGCCGCTGCTCAACCTGGCGCTCGCGAAGGCGCGCCTGGGCGACGAGAAGAAGGCGAAGGAGCTGGTGCAGAAGGTGCTCGCCATGCCGCTGGCGGAGGACACCGACCTGCACGAGGAGGCCGTGCGCCTCTCGCAGGCGCTCGCCAAGGCCTGA
- a CDS encoding FAD-binding oxidoreductase → MSENDAKARPSPDLQAALAAFREAVGEAHVNVDPDALEAAQTATFATTQRVPAIVRPADTAQVQACLRIAAAHRVPVYPVSAGRNWGYGSRVPPGDGSVLLDLGRMNRILAHDEQLAYLTVEPGVTFRQAHAWLRERGSTTFITTIGGSPDASMVGNALERGDGRGPHADIFQHVCALEAVLPTGERVETGHARFPESRAAPVFRWGLGPVLDGLFSQSSLGVVTRMTFWLSRKQPWLREFFCAVNDDAQLWDMVDRLQALALDGTLRGSFFFWNDIKAFSVTQQFPYASVGRTPLPDWARDKFREGFGRWAISGALSAPDAEMGALLEKRLARAVEGAFRPLSFGPVAPDGESPFQGVPTEANLAMTYWRKRTPRPEDPDPDRDRCGFIWCSVAVPFTGQEAKRAVEIADRVPRLFGFEPNLALLAHSPRCLYLVAALAYDRDARGEDARAQACYRALSRELADAGYHLTRAGLQAQEAAPPVRDDSPEVGRRLKAALDPEGILAPGRSEP, encoded by the coding sequence GCGTCCCCGCCATCGTGCGGCCCGCGGACACCGCGCAGGTGCAGGCCTGTCTGCGCATCGCGGCGGCGCACCGCGTGCCGGTGTACCCGGTGAGCGCCGGCCGCAACTGGGGCTACGGCTCGCGCGTGCCCCCCGGCGACGGCAGCGTGCTGCTGGACCTGGGGCGCATGAACCGCATCCTCGCCCACGACGAGCAGCTGGCGTACCTCACCGTGGAGCCCGGCGTGACGTTCCGGCAGGCCCACGCGTGGCTGCGCGAGCGCGGCTCCACCACGTTCATCACCACCATCGGCGGGTCGCCGGACGCGAGCATGGTGGGCAACGCGCTGGAGCGCGGCGACGGACGCGGCCCCCACGCGGACATCTTCCAGCACGTGTGCGCGCTGGAGGCCGTCCTGCCCACGGGGGAGCGGGTGGAGACGGGCCACGCGCGGTTCCCCGAGTCGCGCGCCGCCCCCGTCTTCCGCTGGGGCCTGGGGCCGGTGCTGGACGGCCTCTTCAGCCAGTCCTCGCTGGGCGTGGTGACGCGGATGACGTTCTGGCTGTCGCGCAAGCAGCCCTGGCTGCGCGAGTTCTTCTGCGCCGTGAACGACGACGCCCAGCTCTGGGACATGGTGGACCGGCTCCAGGCGCTGGCCCTGGACGGCACGCTCCGGGGCAGCTTCTTCTTCTGGAACGACATCAAGGCCTTCAGCGTCACCCAGCAGTTCCCCTACGCCTCCGTGGGCCGCACGCCCCTGCCGGACTGGGCCCGCGACAAGTTCCGCGAGGGCTTCGGCCGCTGGGCCATCAGCGGCGCCCTCTCCGCCCCGGACGCCGAAATGGGCGCCCTGCTGGAGAAGCGGCTCGCGCGCGCGGTGGAGGGCGCCTTCCGCCCCCTGTCCTTCGGCCCGGTGGCCCCCGACGGCGAGAGCCCCTTCCAGGGCGTCCCCACCGAGGCCAACCTCGCCATGACGTACTGGCGCAAACGCACCCCGCGTCCGGAGGACCCGGACCCCGACCGCGACCGCTGCGGCTTCATCTGGTGCTCCGTCGCCGTGCCCTTCACCGGCCAGGAGGCGAAGCGCGCCGTGGAGATCGCCGACCGCGTCCCCCGCCTCTTCGGCTTCGAGCCCAACCTGGCCCTCCTCGCCCACTCCCCCCGCTGCCTCTATCTGGTCGCCGCGCTCGCGTATGATCGCGACGCCCGCGGCGAGGACGCCCGCGCCCAGGCCTGCTACCGCGCCCTTTCCCGCGAACTGGCGGACGCCGGGTACCACCTGACCCGAGCCGGACTCCAGGCGCAGGAGGCCGCACCACCCGTGCGGGACGACTCCCCGGAGGTGGGCCGGCGGCTGAAAGCGGCGCTCGATCCCGAGGGAATCCTGGCTCCCGGGAGATCCGAGCCCTGA